One segment of Gordonia terrae DNA contains the following:
- a CDS encoding cutinase family protein produces MAARRNAAGRTRKGPVRRLGKFALLLLALAAIAIVLIVVLVLVWLAPGPAPIGPGGPPSTPPSGERPDAQPADCPDVLTVVIPGTWESSADDDPYKPSANPNSLMLRVSRALSNDFATSRTEIYTVPYTAQFRNPTNLADRQADYNVSRTQGYKRAAGKIISTNERCPLTGYVIMGFSQGAVIAGDLASNIGNGRGVLDESDQDLVLGVGLIADGRRQPGEQNDIEPSPNGVGAEIALGGMGNLVPGISMTGPRNGGFGDLRDRVQSICAPGDLICDSPTIVNPLAAVSKLANAASNPIHAMYATTRYWENDGQTATQWMYDWSKDLIQDAPAPKHN; encoded by the coding sequence GTGGCCGCCCGTCGCAACGCCGCGGGCCGCACCCGCAAGGGTCCGGTTCGGCGGCTCGGCAAGTTCGCTCTGCTGCTCCTCGCGCTCGCGGCCATCGCGATCGTGCTCATCGTCGTGCTGGTCCTGGTGTGGCTGGCGCCCGGCCCCGCGCCGATCGGTCCCGGTGGGCCGCCGAGCACGCCGCCGTCCGGCGAACGTCCCGACGCCCAGCCCGCGGACTGCCCCGATGTCCTGACGGTCGTCATCCCCGGCACCTGGGAGTCGAGCGCGGACGACGATCCGTACAAGCCGTCGGCGAATCCGAACTCGCTGATGCTGCGCGTCTCGCGCGCGCTGTCGAACGACTTCGCCACCTCGCGCACCGAGATCTACACCGTCCCCTACACGGCCCAGTTCCGGAACCCGACCAACCTGGCCGACCGGCAGGCCGACTACAACGTCTCGCGTACCCAGGGCTACAAGCGCGCGGCAGGCAAGATCATCTCCACCAACGAACGCTGCCCGTTGACCGGCTACGTGATCATGGGCTTCAGCCAGGGCGCGGTCATCGCCGGTGATCTCGCGAGCAACATCGGCAACGGCCGCGGCGTGCTCGACGAGAGCGACCAGGACCTCGTGCTCGGTGTCGGGCTCATCGCCGACGGCCGACGCCAGCCGGGTGAACAGAACGACATCGAGCCGAGCCCCAACGGTGTCGGCGCGGAGATCGCGCTCGGCGGGATGGGCAATCTCGTACCCGGGATCTCGATGACCGGCCCGCGCAACGGCGGATTCGGCGACCTCCGCGACCGGGTCCAATCCATCTGCGCGCCGGGCGATCTCATCTGTGACTCGCCGACGATCGTCAATCCGCTGGCGGCGGTGTCGAAACTGGCGAACGCGGCGTCGAACCCCATCCACGCGATGTATGCGACGACGCGCTACTGGGAGAACGACGGCCAGACCGCGACCCAGTGGATGTACGACTGGTCCAAGGACCTCATCCAGGACGCGCCCGCGCCCAAGCACAACTGA
- a CDS encoding LLM class F420-dependent oxidoreductase: MTQPPSDAGGASSGLRKFRFGAGGEGNKDEGGARKFVKLAQTAEEYGYDTFAVPDHLGNQVGPLAALGALTQATSTIRLATSVLANGWRHPALLAKEANTIDVLSKGRLELGIGAGWMKEEFDKAGIEFESPGVRIRRLDEALTVLDGLMRGETVNFDGEFYQINGLEGSPRPRQGPRPPIAVGGGGPKMLALAAKHADIISVAPGTTTDGKMKLSDMTIAKTTERVDRIREAAGDRFDDLELNWTIAVIVITDDRVATAEMALKALEQGYPPNIAHDTEFTVDDVLTSPYIAIGSFDEIADQIREVRRRTTMSYVGVFPTQMDAFAPVLAQLKGE, from the coding sequence ATGACGCAACCCCCGAGCGATGCCGGTGGTGCCTCCTCCGGTTTGCGGAAGTTCCGCTTCGGCGCGGGTGGTGAGGGCAACAAGGACGAGGGCGGTGCCCGCAAGTTCGTCAAGCTCGCGCAGACCGCCGAGGAGTACGGCTACGACACCTTCGCGGTGCCCGACCATCTCGGCAACCAGGTCGGTCCGCTCGCGGCGCTGGGCGCGTTGACCCAGGCGACGAGCACGATCCGCCTGGCGACCTCGGTGCTCGCCAACGGCTGGCGCCACCCGGCCCTGCTCGCCAAGGAGGCCAACACGATCGACGTCCTGAGCAAGGGACGTCTCGAGTTGGGCATCGGCGCCGGCTGGATGAAGGAAGAGTTCGACAAGGCCGGGATCGAGTTCGAGTCGCCCGGTGTGCGCATCCGTCGCCTCGATGAGGCGCTGACGGTCCTCGACGGCCTGATGCGTGGCGAGACGGTGAACTTCGACGGCGAGTTCTACCAGATCAACGGCCTCGAGGGCAGTCCTCGGCCGAGGCAGGGACCGCGTCCGCCGATCGCCGTGGGCGGCGGTGGACCCAAGATGCTGGCGCTGGCCGCCAAGCACGCCGACATCATCTCCGTCGCTCCCGGCACCACCACCGACGGCAAGATGAAGCTGTCCGACATGACCATCGCCAAGACCACCGAACGCGTCGACCGCATCCGTGAGGCCGCCGGCGACCGGTTCGACGATCTCGAGCTGAACTGGACGATCGCCGTCATCGTCATCACCGACGACCGGGTCGCCACCGCCGAGATGGCGTTGAAGGCCCTCGAACAGGGCTATCCGCCGAACATCGCGCACGACACGGAGTTCACCGTCGACGACGTGCTGACCTCGCCGTACATCGCGATCGGCAGCTTCGACGAGATCGCCGACCAGATCCGGGAGGTGCGTCGCCGTACCACCATGTCCTACGTCGGGGTCTTCCCGACGCAGATGGATGCTTTTGCGCCCGTGCTGGCGCAATTGAAGGGGGAGTAG
- the fadD32 gene encoding long-chain-fatty-acid--AMP ligase FadD32, translating into MLSTELEDFLDETGNISFSEEATLVDYVEQNVREQADTLAYRFIDYSRERDGEPQDLTWAQFGKRLRAVAARLQQVTKPGDRVAILAPQSLEYVIGFFAALYASNVAVPLFSPDEPGHTDRLHAVLDDCRPTAILTSTKSAEAVRDFFAPLPAKERPRVIAVDAVPDSVGSSWVAPVAGQDHNKDTVAYLQYTSGSTRVPAGVEITYQAVAANVLQISDTIGIDRKARGVTWLPMFHDMGLLTVILPALGGRYITIMSPQAFVRRPGRWIKELAAAADGAETFAAAPNFAFEHAAARGLPKDGEELDLSNVIGLINGSEPVTVSSMKKFNEAFAPYGLPKTAIKPCYGMAEATLFVSATQRENEAKIVYVDRDDLNAGSFTLVDADAPNAVAQVSCGQVAVSQWATIVDAETATEQPDGHVGEIWLHGLNIGAGYWNKPDETVETFHNKLVTPLPENSHAEGAPADAIWMRTGDFGVWLDGELYITGRVKDLVIVDGRNHYPQDLEYSAQEASDALRPGFVAAFSVPANQLPGEVFEFAGSGLKPDADDASEQLVIVAERGPGRKADPQEVADTVRAAVAQRHGVMVRDVLLVPAGSIPRTSSGKIARRATRAAYIDGSLRGGYKQTAFPDAE; encoded by the coding sequence ATGCTGAGTACTGAACTCGAAGACTTTCTCGATGAGACCGGGAACATCTCTTTCAGCGAGGAAGCGACCCTGGTCGACTACGTCGAGCAGAACGTCCGCGAGCAGGCCGACACACTGGCCTACCGGTTCATCGACTACAGCCGTGAGCGCGACGGGGAGCCGCAGGATCTGACCTGGGCGCAGTTCGGTAAGCGGCTGCGCGCGGTGGCGGCGCGTCTGCAGCAGGTCACGAAGCCGGGCGACCGTGTGGCGATTCTCGCGCCCCAGTCGCTCGAGTACGTGATCGGGTTCTTCGCGGCGCTCTATGCCAGCAACGTCGCGGTACCGCTGTTCTCCCCGGACGAGCCCGGCCACACCGACCGTCTGCACGCGGTCCTCGACGACTGCCGGCCGACCGCGATCCTGACCTCGACGAAGTCCGCCGAGGCGGTCCGCGATTTCTTCGCGCCGCTGCCGGCCAAGGAGCGCCCGCGCGTCATCGCCGTCGACGCGGTGCCGGATTCGGTGGGGTCGAGCTGGGTGGCACCGGTCGCCGGTCAGGACCACAACAAGGACACCGTGGCCTACCTGCAGTACACGTCGGGTTCGACGCGTGTCCCCGCAGGCGTGGAGATCACCTATCAGGCGGTCGCCGCCAACGTGCTGCAGATCTCCGACACCATCGGCATCGACCGGAAGGCGCGCGGCGTCACCTGGTTGCCCATGTTCCACGACATGGGCCTGCTGACCGTGATCCTGCCCGCACTCGGCGGTCGGTACATCACGATCATGAGCCCGCAGGCGTTCGTGCGTCGTCCGGGTCGCTGGATCAAGGAGCTGGCCGCGGCCGCCGACGGCGCCGAGACCTTCGCCGCCGCGCCCAACTTCGCCTTCGAGCACGCCGCCGCGCGCGGTCTGCCGAAGGACGGCGAGGAGCTGGATCTCTCGAACGTCATCGGCCTGATCAACGGCTCCGAGCCGGTGACCGTCAGTTCGATGAAGAAGTTCAACGAGGCGTTCGCGCCCTACGGTCTGCCGAAGACGGCCATCAAGCCCTGTTACGGCATGGCCGAGGCCACGTTGTTCGTGTCGGCGACGCAGCGCGAGAACGAGGCGAAGATCGTCTACGTCGACCGCGACGACCTCAACGCCGGCAGCTTCACCCTCGTCGACGCCGATGCACCCAACGCGGTCGCGCAGGTGTCCTGCGGCCAGGTCGCGGTGAGCCAGTGGGCCACCATCGTCGACGCCGAGACGGCGACCGAACAACCCGACGGCCACGTCGGCGAGATCTGGCTGCACGGGCTGAACATCGGCGCCGGCTACTGGAACAAGCCGGACGAGACGGTGGAGACGTTCCACAACAAGCTGGTCACCCCGCTCCCCGAGAACAGCCACGCCGAGGGTGCGCCCGCGGACGCGATCTGGATGCGGACCGGCGACTTCGGCGTCTGGCTCGACGGCGAGCTCTACATCACCGGGCGCGTCAAGGACCTGGTGATCGTCGACGGCCGCAACCACTACCCGCAGGACCTCGAGTACAGCGCGCAGGAGGCCAGCGACGCACTGCGCCCCGGCTTCGTCGCGGCGTTCTCGGTGCCGGCGAACCAGTTGCCCGGTGAGGTGTTCGAGTTCGCGGGCAGCGGCCTGAAGCCCGACGCCGACGACGCGTCCGAGCAGCTGGTCATCGTGGCCGAGCGCGGACCCGGTCGTAAGGCCGACCCGCAGGAGGTCGCCGACACCGTGCGCGCCGCGGTCGCCCAGCGTCACGGCGTGATGGTCCGCGACGTCCTCTTGGTGCCGGCCGGCTCGATCCCGCGCACGTCGTCGGGCAAGATCGCCCGTCGCGCGACGCGTGCCGCCTACATCGACGGCAGCCTCCGGGGTGGCTACAAGCAGACGGCGTTCCCGGACGCCGAGTAG
- the pks13 gene encoding polyketide synthase Pks13 (Pks13 is a key enzyme in mycolic acid biosynthesis.), with protein MSELNTDEARTIDSAASGTDGETAGDLTVDQLRDWLREWVSQATGLPVEQIAVDRPMEELGLSSRDAVALAADVEDKTGVILTATVVYNHPTIATLAQRIIEGDPDEGLDGDADTFWQRERSAEDDIAIVGLSTRFPKSGTTPESTWEALLGGVDGISELPEDRWTEFKADPRLAEVLENANTHGGYLDDVRTFDADFFQMSPREAEMVDPQQRLALELTWEALEHAHIPPSDLKGAPVGVFIGTSTNDYQLLATLGLGEGAQDTAAYALTGTSTAIVANRVSYFYDFRGPSVALDTACSSSLVAVHQAVRSLRTGESEVALAGGVNMIINPAASLGFDSIGAQAKDGHIKAFSADADGMIRAEGGGLLVLKRMSDARRDGDRVLAVIAGSAVNSDGRSNGLPAPNPEAQVDVLRSAYTDAAIDPRSVDYVEAHGTGTILGDPIEADALGRVVGKGRAPEQPMLLGSVKTNYGHMESAAGAGALAKVVLAMQHGVIPASRNYTGPNPYIQFDATNLKVIPENTEWPRYSGHAVAGVSGFGFGGTNAHVVVREVRPEDLEPASAPAGDASASELPASASLGDEPDLDDDDVYLTEAERAVLAAQAKNLDPVVEETAPDPAAGFAPCAVEGSVVPLVISGFLPSRRRKAAADLLEWLESDAGRSTPLADIGRALAHRNHGRSRAVVMARTHDDALTGVRAIADGKSNPIVYSSDSPDAASAVWLLSGFGSQHRKMAKQLYTENPIFAKYVDRVDELVQNELGYSIAEMFVDDEQTYGIEQSQVGIYTIQVALADTLRHHGAEPGVLVPHSMGEASAAYISGGLSLEDATRVICQRSRLMGEGESMLQGDDIRLMALVEYSADDINGVLVDYPDLEICVYAAPTHTVIGGPESQVDAIVERAESEGKLGRKLATKGASHTSQMDPLLGELAYELTGIEPLRPTTGFYSSVDREVFYRAGHEPVHTIDYFTKGLRHSVWFSQAIAKSVENGHRTFLELSPNPAVLISVAAVTFSAGLHDAELIETLRRKEDESFGLVNALLKLYVHGHPVDVGSLFGTGEHAAIPRTRFERKEFWLTATISSGGSAGKIPGSHVALPDGRHAWEVNAAAVTDPRALVHAAAGQVLANASVGAAVTHGEVPTTGTVTTTLSPHPGGGSVTVHVRPDTTKADKNFRLLFEAVVTGDPDASADSAPADTVQAGAGAAVFADDKVVVEDEVIDDIGNKWSPESGEPVGDRLAIIVGESMGYDPEDLPREIPLIELGLDSLMAVRIKNRVEYEFDIPQLQLQAMRQANLADVQKFVEFAVTHRDQLDDLAQAGDGGELDTAALNAYIDEQNAKDEPAEESPERKLEVAEDAADVEAAVADSPAQTPTVPEAAPTAAPSQAAPQATTDITSQRAVAEAAGSDVPPRDAAERLTFGTYAVVTKASAGGIFNKLPVLSEDVAQQLTDRLNERTGGDIDVEDILDSETIEEMSNYVREHLDAGASTDGFLRYLRLVPDSKKVYDPSAGDPTPILLFHPAGGNTSAYEALLKRLPEDRPVIGFDRGIEGTIEERVREYLPRLRELQPHGPYVLVGWSFGGALAYGVAQLLREAGEEVAFVGLIDVVRPRADMTETPDSKRARLERWKEFAIRNYDLDPDVPIPMDRLVEADDEGQFAIIMEMMSMSGTKIPGGIIEHQRTSFIENRVLSSIAPEPYDGKVVLYRADKMHAGAIELEPQWAEIDEDGRWGEVVDDLEIIHVGGDHLSIVDEPYIGRIGSDLAARLGRIDEK; from the coding sequence ATGTCTGAACTGAATACCGACGAGGCCCGCACCATCGATTCCGCCGCGTCCGGCACCGACGGTGAGACCGCCGGTGACCTCACCGTCGACCAGCTTCGTGACTGGCTGCGCGAGTGGGTGTCGCAGGCCACCGGGCTCCCCGTCGAGCAGATCGCCGTCGACCGTCCCATGGAGGAGCTCGGTCTCTCGTCCCGCGATGCGGTGGCGCTCGCCGCCGACGTCGAGGACAAGACCGGGGTCATCCTCACCGCGACGGTGGTCTACAACCACCCCACGATCGCGACGCTCGCGCAGCGGATCATCGAGGGTGACCCGGACGAGGGCCTCGACGGCGACGCGGACACCTTCTGGCAGCGCGAGCGCAGCGCCGAGGACGACATCGCGATCGTCGGACTCTCGACGCGGTTCCCGAAGTCGGGTACCACGCCCGAGTCCACCTGGGAGGCGCTGCTCGGCGGTGTCGACGGCATCTCCGAGCTGCCCGAGGACCGCTGGACCGAGTTCAAGGCCGATCCGCGTCTGGCCGAGGTGCTCGAGAACGCCAACACCCATGGCGGCTACCTCGACGACGTCCGGACGTTCGACGCCGACTTCTTCCAGATGAGTCCGCGCGAGGCCGAGATGGTCGACCCGCAGCAGCGGCTGGCGCTCGAACTGACCTGGGAGGCACTCGAACACGCGCACATCCCACCCAGCGACCTGAAGGGCGCGCCGGTCGGTGTGTTCATCGGGACGTCGACCAACGACTATCAGCTGCTGGCGACCCTCGGCCTGGGCGAGGGCGCCCAGGACACCGCGGCGTACGCGCTCACCGGTACGTCGACCGCGATCGTCGCCAACCGCGTCTCCTACTTCTACGACTTCCGCGGTCCGTCGGTCGCGCTGGACACCGCGTGCTCGTCGTCCCTGGTCGCCGTCCACCAGGCCGTCCGCAGCCTGCGCACCGGCGAATCCGAGGTCGCCCTCGCGGGCGGCGTCAACATGATCATCAACCCGGCCGCCAGCCTCGGCTTCGACAGCATCGGGGCGCAGGCGAAAGACGGTCACATCAAGGCCTTCTCGGCCGACGCCGACGGGATGATCCGCGCCGAGGGCGGCGGTCTCCTCGTCCTCAAGCGGATGTCCGATGCCCGGCGCGACGGCGACCGGGTCCTGGCGGTCATCGCCGGGTCCGCGGTCAACTCCGACGGCCGTTCGAACGGTCTGCCCGCCCCCAACCCGGAGGCGCAGGTCGATGTGCTCCGGAGTGCGTACACCGACGCCGCGATCGACCCGCGCTCGGTGGACTACGTCGAGGCGCACGGCACCGGCACCATCCTCGGTGACCCCATCGAGGCCGACGCGCTGGGTCGCGTCGTCGGCAAGGGCCGTGCCCCCGAACAGCCGATGCTGCTGGGATCGGTCAAGACGAACTACGGCCACATGGAGTCGGCCGCGGGTGCCGGCGCTCTCGCCAAGGTCGTCCTGGCGATGCAGCACGGCGTCATCCCGGCCTCGCGGAACTACACCGGGCCCAACCCGTACATCCAGTTCGACGCGACCAACCTGAAGGTCATCCCGGAGAACACCGAATGGCCGCGCTACTCCGGCCACGCCGTCGCCGGTGTCTCCGGGTTCGGCTTCGGCGGCACCAACGCGCACGTCGTCGTGCGCGAGGTGCGGCCCGAGGACCTCGAGCCGGCGTCTGCACCGGCCGGTGATGCGAGCGCGTCCGAGCTGCCCGCCTCGGCGTCGCTCGGCGACGAACCCGATCTCGACGACGACGACGTCTACCTGACCGAGGCCGAGCGCGCCGTGCTCGCCGCGCAGGCGAAGAACCTCGATCCGGTGGTCGAGGAGACCGCACCCGACCCCGCCGCCGGCTTCGCGCCCTGCGCGGTCGAGGGTTCGGTTGTGCCGCTGGTCATCTCGGGATTCCTGCCGTCGCGCCGACGCAAGGCTGCCGCGGACCTGCTCGAGTGGCTCGAGTCCGACGCCGGCCGGTCGACACCGCTCGCCGACATCGGACGCGCACTGGCCCACCGCAACCACGGGCGCTCGCGCGCGGTCGTCATGGCCCGCACCCACGACGACGCGCTCACCGGTGTTCGCGCGATCGCCGACGGGAAGAGCAATCCGATTGTCTACTCGTCGGATTCGCCCGATGCGGCGTCGGCCGTCTGGTTGCTGTCGGGCTTCGGTTCGCAGCACCGCAAGATGGCCAAGCAGCTCTACACCGAGAACCCGATCTTCGCGAAGTACGTCGACCGCGTCGACGAACTGGTCCAAAACGAGCTCGGATACTCGATTGCGGAGATGTTCGTCGACGACGAGCAGACCTACGGGATCGAGCAGAGCCAGGTCGGCATCTACACGATCCAGGTCGCGCTCGCCGACACCCTGCGTCACCACGGGGCGGAACCCGGTGTGCTCGTGCCGCATTCGATGGGTGAGGCCTCGGCCGCGTACATCAGCGGCGGTCTGTCGCTGGAGGATGCGACGCGTGTCATTTGCCAGCGATCACGGCTGATGGGTGAGGGCGAGTCGATGCTGCAGGGCGACGACATCCGTCTCATGGCGCTCGTCGAGTACAGCGCCGACGACATCAACGGCGTCCTCGTCGACTACCCCGATCTCGAGATCTGCGTCTACGCCGCGCCGACCCATACGGTCATCGGCGGGCCGGAGTCGCAGGTCGACGCCATCGTCGAGCGGGCCGAGAGCGAGGGCAAGCTCGGCCGGAAGCTGGCGACCAAGGGCGCCAGCCACACCTCGCAGATGGATCCGCTGCTGGGCGAACTCGCCTACGAGCTCACCGGCATCGAGCCGCTGCGCCCCACCACCGGCTTCTACAGTTCGGTCGACCGCGAGGTCTTCTACCGTGCGGGTCACGAGCCCGTCCACACCATCGACTACTTCACCAAGGGGCTGCGCCACAGCGTGTGGTTCAGCCAGGCGATCGCGAAGTCGGTGGAGAACGGACACCGCACCTTCCTGGAGCTCTCGCCGAATCCGGCAGTGCTGATCTCCGTTGCGGCGGTGACCTTCTCGGCCGGACTGCACGATGCCGAGCTCATCGAGACGCTGCGGCGCAAAGAGGACGAGAGCTTCGGTCTCGTCAACGCGCTGCTGAAGCTCTACGTCCACGGTCACCCGGTCGACGTCGGATCGTTGTTCGGGACCGGCGAGCATGCCGCGATCCCGCGTACCCGCTTCGAGCGCAAGGAGTTCTGGCTCACCGCCACCATCTCCTCGGGCGGCTCGGCCGGCAAGATCCCCGGTTCGCACGTGGCGTTGCCCGACGGCCGGCACGCCTGGGAGGTGAACGCCGCGGCGGTCACCGACCCGCGCGCGCTCGTCCACGCGGCGGCCGGACAGGTACTCGCCAACGCGTCCGTCGGCGCGGCCGTGACCCATGGCGAGGTCCCGACGACGGGTACCGTCACCACGACGCTCAGCCCACACCCCGGCGGCGGCTCGGTCACCGTGCACGTCCGCCCGGACACCACCAAGGCGGACAAGAACTTCCGGTTGTTGTTCGAGGCGGTCGTCACCGGCGATCCCGACGCTTCCGCCGACAGCGCCCCGGCCGACACGGTGCAGGCCGGTGCCGGTGCGGCGGTCTTCGCCGACGACAAGGTGGTCGTCGAAGACGAGGTCATCGACGACATCGGCAACAAGTGGAGTCCGGAATCCGGTGAGCCCGTGGGTGATCGTCTCGCGATCATCGTCGGTGAGTCCATGGGCTACGACCCCGAGGACCTGCCGCGTGAGATCCCGCTCATCGAACTCGGTCTGGACTCGCTGATGGCGGTACGCATCAAGAACCGCGTCGAGTACGAGTTCGACATCCCGCAGCTCCAGCTGCAGGCGATGCGGCAGGCGAATCTGGCCGACGTGCAGAAGTTCGTCGAATTCGCGGTCACGCATCGCGATCAGCTCGACGACCTGGCGCAGGCGGGCGACGGCGGCGAACTCGACACCGCTGCCCTGAACGCCTACATCGACGAGCAGAACGCGAAGGACGAGCCCGCCGAGGAGTCGCCCGAGCGCAAGCTCGAGGTCGCCGAAGACGCAGCCGACGTCGAGGCGGCGGTCGCCGACTCCCCGGCGCAGACGCCGACTGTGCCCGAGGCGGCCCCGACGGCAGCGCCGAGTCAGGCAGCACCGCAGGCGACCACGGACATCACATCGCAGCGGGCCGTCGCCGAGGCCGCCGGTTCGGACGTGCCGCCGCGAGATGCCGCCGAGCGCTTGACCTTCGGCACGTATGCGGTGGTCACCAAGGCCTCCGCCGGTGGCATCTTCAACAAGCTGCCGGTCCTGTCCGAGGACGTCGCCCAGCAGCTCACCGACCGGTTGAACGAGCGCACCGGAGGCGACATCGACGTCGAGGACATCCTCGACTCGGAGACGATCGAGGAGATGTCGAACTACGTTCGTGAGCACCTCGACGCCGGCGCGTCCACCGACGGTTTCCTGCGCTACCTGCGTCTGGTCCCGGACAGCAAGAAGGTCTACGACCCGTCTGCCGGCGACCCGACCCCGATCCTGCTGTTCCATCCCGCGGGCGGCAACACGTCGGCGTACGAGGCGCTCCTCAAGCGTCTGCCCGAGGACCGGCCGGTCATCGGGTTCGATCGTGGGATCGAGGGGACGATCGAAGAGCGTGTGCGCGAATACCTTCCGCGCCTGCGCGAGCTGCAGCCACATGGTCCGTACGTGCTGGTCGGCTGGTCGTTCGGTGGCGCCCTGGCCTATGGGGTCGCGCAGCTCCTGCGCGAAGCCGGCGAAGAGGTGGCCTTCGTCGGTCTGATCGACGTGGTGCGTCCCCGCGCGGACATGACCGAGACCCCGGACAGCAAGCGGGCGCGGCTCGAGCGCTGGAAGGAGTTCGCGATCCGCAACTACGATCTCGACCCCGATGTGCCGATCCCGATGGATCGTCTCGTGGAGGCCGACGACGAGGGGCAGTTCGCGATCATCATGGAGATGATGTCGATGTCGGGCACCAAGATCCCCGGCGGCATCATCGAGCACCAGCGGACCTCGTTCATCGAGAACCGGGTGCTGAGCAGCATCGCCCCCGAACCCTATGACGGCAAGGTCGTCCTCTACCGGGCCGACAAGATGCACGCCGGGGCCATCGAACTCGAGCCGCAATGGGCTGAGATCGACGAGGACGGTCGCTGGGGCGAGGTGGTCGACGACCTGGAGATCATCCATGTCGGCGGCGACCACCTGTCGATCGTCGACGAGCCGTACATCGGCCGGATCGGTAGCGATCTGGCCGCGCGGCTCGGGCGGATCGACGAGAAGTAG
- a CDS encoding acyl-CoA carboxylase subunit beta, with translation MTDTTAGKLADLRQKLEAAREPGGEKALAKRAAKGICSPRERLNMLFDPGTFVEIGALAKMPGAAESGYGDGVVTGHGLVHGRPVAAFSHDQSVFGGTVGEMFGRKVASLMEWAGKIGCPMVGVNDSAGARIQDAVTSLAWYAEMGRRNDLLSGLAPQISVILGKCAGGAVYTPANTDILVAVEDKSYMFVTGPDVLKQVNGEEISAEDLGSAHNQARWGNIHHVAVDEKSAFDWVREYLQYMPSSAYERPPVINPGLEPEITESDLSLNDFMPDNDNAGYDMHDIIIKLFDDGAFHEVGELFAPNIITGYARVDGRSVGVVANQPSVMSGVLDTDSSEKATRFVRICNAFSIPLVFLVDTPGILPGLAEEQKGTIRRSGRFLYAYVEADVPKVTVVLRKAYGGAYAVMGSKHLGADVNFAWPTAKIAVMGAESAAAVLTRRQTEGLSAAEADKIRREFIDFYNTMMATPYLAAERGYVDAVIEPAETRLQLRKALAQLRDKEVLKTPRKHFLMPI, from the coding sequence GTGACTGACACCACCGCAGGCAAGCTCGCCGACCTTCGTCAGAAGCTGGAGGCCGCCCGGGAACCGGGAGGCGAGAAGGCGCTCGCGAAACGCGCCGCGAAGGGGATCTGCTCTCCCCGTGAGCGTCTGAACATGCTCTTCGATCCCGGCACCTTCGTCGAGATCGGCGCGCTGGCGAAGATGCCGGGTGCGGCCGAGAGTGGTTACGGCGACGGTGTGGTCACCGGACACGGTCTGGTGCACGGCCGCCCGGTCGCGGCGTTCTCGCACGACCAGTCGGTCTTCGGCGGAACCGTCGGTGAGATGTTCGGCCGCAAGGTCGCCTCGCTGATGGAGTGGGCAGGCAAGATCGGCTGTCCCATGGTCGGTGTCAACGACTCGGCCGGAGCGCGGATCCAGGACGCCGTGACCTCACTCGCGTGGTACGCCGAGATGGGCCGTCGCAACGACCTGCTCTCCGGTCTCGCGCCGCAGATCTCGGTGATCCTCGGCAAGTGTGCCGGCGGCGCGGTGTACACCCCGGCGAACACCGACATCCTGGTGGCTGTCGAGGACAAGTCGTACATGTTCGTCACCGGACCCGATGTGCTGAAACAGGTCAACGGCGAGGAGATCTCGGCCGAGGACCTCGGCAGCGCGCACAACCAGGCGCGTTGGGGCAACATCCATCACGTCGCCGTCGACGAGAAGTCCGCGTTCGACTGGGTCCGCGAGTACCTGCAGTACATGCCGTCGAGCGCCTACGAGCGCCCGCCGGTGATCAACCCGGGCCTCGAGCCGGAGATCACCGAGTCGGACCTGTCGCTCAACGACTTCATGCCCGACAACGACAATGCCGGGTACGACATGCACGACATCATCATCAAGCTGTTCGACGACGGCGCTTTCCATGAGGTCGGCGAGTTGTTCGCGCCCAACATCATCACCGGGTATGCCCGCGTGGACGGCCGTTCGGTCGGTGTGGTCGCCAATCAGCCGAGCGTGATGTCGGGTGTGCTGGACACCGATTCGTCGGAGAAGGCGACACGCTTCGTGCGCATCTGCAACGCCTTCAGCATCCCGCTGGTGTTCCTGGTGGACACCCCGGGCATCCTCCCGGGTCTCGCGGAGGAGCAGAAGGGCACCATCCGACGCTCCGGCCGCTTCCTCTACGCCTACGTCGAGGCCGATGTGCCCAAGGTGACCGTCGTGCTGCGCAAGGCCTACGGCGGCGCCTACGCGGTGATGGGCAGCAAGCACCTCGGTGCCGACGTCAACTTCGCCTGGCCCACCGCCAAGATCGCGGTCATGGGCGCCGAATCGGCGGCCGCCGTGCTGACCCGACGTCAGACCGAAGGTCTCTCGGCTGCCGAGGCGGACAAGATCCGCCGCGAGTTCATCGACTTCTACAACACGATGATGGCCACCCCGTACCTTGCCGCGGAGCGCGGGTACGTCGATGCCGTCATCGAACCCGCCGAGACCCGGCTGCAGCTCCGAAAGGCGTTGGCGCAGTTGCGCGACAAGGAGGTCCTCAAGACCCCGCGCAAGCACTTCCTGATGCCGATCTGA